The genomic DNA GCGGAAGCCAAGTTTTGTTTTATACTTCGCTAAGTTTTGTTTAAGAGAAAAAAGAGAAAAACCAAGAATATCTAAAATTTTGTGATATTCTATATGGTATTAGAATACAAAATTAGAATAATTAAATTATTCTAATTTAAGAAAAAAATGTGGCAAAATTTTGTAGAAGTAGCAAGGAGGACTTGACTTGGCTGAAAGAGCAATATTAGAAGTAACAAACCTTAAAACACGGTTTTATACAGAGGCAGGAGTGGTCAAGGCCGTTGATGGAGTTTGTTTTACTCTAAATAAAGGACAAACATTGGGTATAGTTGGGGAATCTGGATCAGGTAAATCTATCACAGCTATGTCAATTATGAGACTAATACCTATTCCTCCAGGGCGTATAGTAGATGGAGAAGTCTTATTTAAAGGCAATGATCTATTAAAAAAATCGGACAAAGAAATGCGATTGATTAGAGGTAATGAGATTGCAATGATTTTCCAGGATCCGATGACGTCATTAAACCCTGTTCTAAAGATAGGGGAACAAATTGCGGAGGCTGTTGTTTTACACCAGGGTTTAAGTAAAAAGATGGCCTGGAAGAAAGCTGTAGAAATGCTAGAAAAAGTAGGGATAGCGGAAGCTGAGCTTCGAGCTAATAACTATCCCCATGAATTTAGTGGTGGTATGCGTCAAAGAGCAATGATTGCCATGGCATTATCCTGCAACCCAGAATTACTAATTGCGGATGAACCAACAACAGCCTTGGATGTAACTATACAGGCACAAATTTTAGAACTAATGACTGAATTAAAGGATGAGCTAGATACAGCAATTATTTTAATAACCCATGACTTAGGAGTGGTTGCTGAATTATGTGACCAAGTTCTAGTAATGTATGCCGGAAACCTTGTTGAATATACAGATGTTGAAACTTTATTTGAAAAACCACAGCACCCTTATACATGGGGATTACTAGCTTCCTTACCTAAATTTATTGATGAAGAGGAACAAAGGTTAGAACCAATTGAGGGGAGTCCCCCTGATTTAAGATTTTTACCAGAAGGATGCAATTTTGCGCCTCGATGTAAAATGGCTAAGCCAATATGTTTGAATGAAAAACCAAGTTTAAGAAAAATTAGGGATGGACATTTGGTGGCTTGCCACTTGTATTAGAAATGGGGGATTTTATGGCTGAAATAGTTTTGGATGTTGTAAACTTAAAAAAACACTTTCCTATTAATAAAGGACTAATAATACCTAAAATGGTTGGAGCTGTGAAAGCAGTTGATGGAGTATCTTTTAGCATTAAAAAAGGTGAAACATTAGGGCTAGTTGGAGAAAGCGGATGTGGTAAATCCACAACTGGACGATGTATATTACGCTTATTAGAACCTAGTGATGGAAAGATTATTTTTAAAGGTCAAGATATCACGGAACTGGATAGTTCTAAAATGAGGCATTTACGTAAAGACATTCAAATAATCTTCCAAGATCCATATGCATCACTAAATCCGCGTCTTACTGTGGGCGATATGATTTCTGAACCCATGCGCAACTTTCAAATAGGAGATAAAGTTTCTCAACAAAAGAGGGTGCAAGATTTATTGGAGATTGTGGGATTAAGCAGCTATCATGCATCACGTTATCCCCATGAATTTAGTGGAGGTCAGAGACAGAGAATCGGGATTGCTAGAGCGTTAAGTGTAGATCCTGAGTTAATTATATGTGATGAGCCAGTATCGGCTTTAGATGTATCCATTCAAGCCCAGGTAATCAACCTACTAAAAGACCTACAAGAGCAATTAAACCTAACTTTATTATTTATTGCTCATGATTTAAGTGTTGTAAGGCATATTAGTGACCGCGTTGCAGTTATGTATTTAGGGAAAATAGTTGAGGTGGCTGATTATAAAGAGTTATATAAAAATCCTTTACATCCATACTCACAGGCTTTACTATCGGCTATTCCTGTTCCCAATCCTAAATTAAAGAAAAATAGGATTATTTTAACCGGGGATGTTCCAAGTCCTTCCAATCCCCCTGAAGGTTGTACTTTCCATACTCGTTGTAGCAAAGTAACTGATATTTGTAAACAAGAATCACCTCAGTTAGTTGGAGATAAAACAGGTCATTTTGTGGCATGTCATCATGTATAACTAATGTTAACTTAAGGAGGTGCTTAGTCTAATAAAATAAGATTGTGTGATTAATAATTTGAGGAGGTAAAGAATTGAAGAAGAAAATTTGGATTGTGGGGTTAGTTGTTTTATTAAGTTTGTCATTAATTTCTGGTTGCGGTGGCGGGGATGCCACAAATGAACCAAATGAACCGGAAACAGAGGAAAAGGTATTAGTTTTTGCACGAGGCGGTGATGCGGTAGGTTTAGACCCAGCAAATGTTACTGATGGTGAATCCTTCTATGTAACTAGACCTGTCATAGATACTTTGGTAGATTATGATGTTGATACTACTGATGTAATTCCAGGCTTAGCAACAAGCTGGGAACCACTAGACAAGGATGGCTTGATATGGGAGTTTAAATTAAGAGAAGGTGTAAATTTCCATGATGGCACACCTTTTAATGCAGAAGCTGTAAAGTTTAATTTTGATAGATGGATGGATGAAAGCAATCCATATCGTCATGATGGTGAAGTATTTGAATATTGGGGATATATGTTTGGTGACAGTACAGTTAAAGAAGTAAGAGCTGTAGATGAATATACCATAGAAATCGAACTAAACAATCCATTTGCTCCATTTATTAACAACTTAGCCATGCCCTGTTTTGCAATATCTAGTCCTGATGCTATAAAAGAGCATGGGCAAGATTACTTTAAAAATCCTGTTGGTACTGGGGCTTTTAAATTTGTTGAATGGGTAAAAGATGACAAGATTGTTTTAGAGAAAAATCCTGATTTCTGGGGCGAAACTGCTAAAGTGGATAAATTAGTATTTAGAGCAATACCTGATAATTCAGCACGATTATTAGAATTACAAGCAGGTACTATTGATATCATGATTGGTTTAAGTCCTGAAGATGCTCAAATTGTTAAGGATGATGCAAATTTAAATCTTTTACTTCGTCCAAGTATGAATGTTGGTTATATGGCCATGAATATGATGGAGGAGCCTTTTGATAATCCATTAGTTAGAAAAGCTATCAATCATGCTGTAGATAAGCAAGCATTAATTGACGCATTTTATGCAGGAATGGCTAAACCAGCCAAAAATCCTATACCACCATCTTTATGGGGATATAATGATGAGGTAGTAGATTATGAGTATAACCCTGAAAAGGCAAAGGAACTTTTAGCTGAAGCTGGTTTCCCAGATGGGTTTACAACGGAATTATGGGCTATGCCTGTTGCTAGACCATATATGCCTCAGCCTAAAGAAATTGCTACAGCTTTGCAGCAACAGTTAGCAGTTGTTGGAATAGAAACAGAAATAGTGACAATGGATTGGGCTACTTATTTGGAAAAAGGAGAATATGGTGAACATAAGCTATATTTATTAGGTTGGACAGGAGATAATGGAGACCCTGACAACTTCCTATATGTGTTACTTGATCAAGATAATGCAAAGGTTGGTTCTGCAGGAAACGTAGCATTTTATAAAAATCAAAGTGTTCATGACCTTTTAGTTGCAGCTCAAAAGGAAACTGATCAAGATAAGAGGGCTAAGTTATATGAAGATGCCCAAGTTATTATTAATGAGGATGCCCCTTGGGTTCCATTAGTTCACTCAACCGAGGGCATAGCTGCCAAGAAATCTGTTAAAAACTTTATTCCACATCCTACAGGTGGAGAATCTACTTTCTGGATGGTTGATATTGAAGAATAAAGGATGATTGGTTCTTTAAGGGGCCTACGGGCCCCTTACTTATTCCATAGCATTAGCTATTCGCAAAAAGCAATTAGAGAGGCAGATTTTTCTTTGTACGCTAATGGAGGTAATTCTATTGTTAAATTATATTTTAAAAAGATTCTTAATGTTAATACCAGTACTTCTTGGGGTAAGCTTACTAGCATTTTCTATTATTCATTTGATTCCTGGTGACCCAGCACGGGTAATCTTAGGTGAGAGGGCAACTGAAGCTGCTATTCTCAACCTTCAAGAAAAATTAGGTTTAAATGAGCCATTATACGTACAATTTTTTAACTTTTTAACTAATACTTTGCAGGGAGATTTGGGAAGATCTATTATAACAAATGAAGAAGTAAGCCATGAATTATTGATTGCTTTTGCTGCTACTATTGAGTTAACAGTTGTAGCTATGATAATTGCAATAGTTGTTGGTATTGCTGCAGGTACCATAGCAGCTGTTAGACAGTATTCAATATTTGACAATGCAAGTATGGTAGGAGCACTTGTAGGAGTTTCAATGCCAATTTTCTGGTTAGGGCTAATGATGATTTGGCTATTCGCTTATAAATTAGGTTGGTTTCCTCCATCAGGAAGACTTGATGTTGGTTTTGATATACCTAGAATTACGCACTTTTTATTAATTGATACCCTATTAGCTAGTAATCTTAAAGCATTTATCAATACTTTATGGCATCTGGCAATGCCGAGCTTTGCATTAGCTACAATACCCATGGCAATAATTGCACGTATGACCCGGTCTAGCATGCTAGAGGTCATGCGTCAGGATTATATTAGGACTGCTAGGGCAAAGGGTCTTAGTGAAAAAGTAGTTATATTTAAACATGCAATAAAGAATGCCTTTTTGCCTGTTATTACAGTAATTGGTTTACAAGTTGGACTTTTATTAGGTGGAGCTGTTTTGACTGAAACAGTTTTTTCCTTTCCTGGCTTGGGGCGTAGACTTTATAACGCAATAATGGCTCGGGATTATCCAGTAGTGCAGGGTGGAATATTGTTAGTTGCAGTTTGCTTTGTATTGGTTAATTTATTAGTAGATTTAACTTATAACCATATAGACCCAAGAATAAAGATGGAATAGGTTGGGAGGAAAAATGTTTATGACTGAAACTTCTGTGAAACGACCTGGCAATCCTCAACCTAATTTAAAGAATGATGAGCAGGAGAAAGTGCGGGGATTATGGCAGGATGTGTTTAAAAGACTTAGAAAAAATAAAATAGCAATGTTTGGTGCGTTCTTAATAGCCCTATTATTATTTTGTGCTATTTTTGCTCCGCTTCTCACCTCGCATGATCCAGAAAATGGAGTTTTAGCGGAAAGACAGCAAGCGCCTTCCTCTGAAAACTGGTTTGGCACGGATTCTCAAGGAAGGGATGTTTTTAGTAGAATTTTATATGGTGCATCTATATCAGTACAAATAGGTGTTATTTCAGTAGGAATTGCATTAATTATTGGCAGCTTAATGGGAGTATTGGCAGGGTATTATGGCAAATGGCTGGATGTTCTAGTAATGCGTTTTGTAGATATCATGCTTGCCTTTCCTACTATTTTACTTGCCTTAGCCATAGTATCTATTTTAGGACCAAGTTTAAAAAATGCAATGATTGCTGTGGGGATAGTTAATATCCCCCGCTTTGCAAGGATAGTTCGCTCGTCGGTGCTCTCGGTAAAAGAAACTGAGTATGTAGAGGCGTCACGAGCAATTGGCTGTACAGATATGCAGATTATAGGAAGGCATGTCTTACCAAATTGCCTAGCTCCTATTATAGTTCAAACTACTTTAACTATTGGTACTGCAATTTTGGAAGCAGCAGGTTTAAGCTTCTTGGGTTTAGGAGCTCAACCACCACAACCTGAGTGGGGAGCAATGTTAGCTGATAGTAGGGGATATTTAAGGCAAGCTCCTTGGTCAGTAATGTTTCCAGGTTTAGCAATTATGCTTACTGTTTTAGGTTTCAATTTATTAGGTGATGGCTTGAGGGATGCTTTAGACCCTAGATTAAAAGAATAACAACGTAAGAAGGTCAGCTAAATGCTGATCTTTTTTTGTACTATTATTATTAAAAGATGGGCAGGACTTTAGCTATAAACATGG from Desulfitibacter sp. BRH_c19 includes the following:
- a CDS encoding peptide ABC transporter ATP-binding protein; the encoded protein is MAERAILEVTNLKTRFYTEAGVVKAVDGVCFTLNKGQTLGIVGESGSGKSITAMSIMRLIPIPPGRIVDGEVLFKGNDLLKKSDKEMRLIRGNEIAMIFQDPMTSLNPVLKIGEQIAEAVVLHQGLSKKMAWKKAVEMLEKVGIAEAELRANNYPHEFSGGMRQRAMIAMALSCNPELLIADEPTTALDVTIQAQILELMTELKDELDTAIILITHDLGVVAELCDQVLVMYAGNLVEYTDVETLFEKPQHPYTWGLLASLPKFIDEEEQRLEPIEGSPPDLRFLPEGCNFAPRCKMAKPICLNEKPSLRKIRDGHLVACHLY
- a CDS encoding peptide ABC transporter substrate-binding protein; amino-acid sequence: MKKKIWIVGLVVLLSLSLISGCGGGDATNEPNEPETEEKVLVFARGGDAVGLDPANVTDGESFYVTRPVIDTLVDYDVDTTDVIPGLATSWEPLDKDGLIWEFKLREGVNFHDGTPFNAEAVKFNFDRWMDESNPYRHDGEVFEYWGYMFGDSTVKEVRAVDEYTIEIELNNPFAPFINNLAMPCFAISSPDAIKEHGQDYFKNPVGTGAFKFVEWVKDDKIVLEKNPDFWGETAKVDKLVFRAIPDNSARLLELQAGTIDIMIGLSPEDAQIVKDDANLNLLLRPSMNVGYMAMNMMEEPFDNPLVRKAINHAVDKQALIDAFYAGMAKPAKNPIPPSLWGYNDEVVDYEYNPEKAKELLAEAGFPDGFTTELWAMPVARPYMPQPKEIATALQQQLAVVGIETEIVTMDWATYLEKGEYGEHKLYLLGWTGDNGDPDNFLYVLLDQDNAKVGSAGNVAFYKNQSVHDLLVAAQKETDQDKRAKLYEDAQVIINEDAPWVPLVHSTEGIAAKKSVKNFIPHPTGGESTFWMVDIEE
- a CDS encoding peptide ABC transporter permease (transports peptides consisting of two or three amino acids); protein product: MLNYILKRFLMLIPVLLGVSLLAFSIIHLIPGDPARVILGERATEAAILNLQEKLGLNEPLYVQFFNFLTNTLQGDLGRSIITNEEVSHELLIAFAATIELTVVAMIIAIVVGIAAGTIAAVRQYSIFDNASMVGALVGVSMPIFWLGLMMIWLFAYKLGWFPPSGRLDVGFDIPRITHFLLIDTLLASNLKAFINTLWHLAMPSFALATIPMAIIARMTRSSMLEVMRQDYIRTARAKGLSEKVVIFKHAIKNAFLPVITVIGLQVGLLLGGAVLTETVFSFPGLGRRLYNAIMARDYPVVQGGILLVAVCFVLVNLLVDLTYNHIDPRIKME
- a CDS encoding peptide ABC transporter permease, encoding MTETSVKRPGNPQPNLKNDEQEKVRGLWQDVFKRLRKNKIAMFGAFLIALLLFCAIFAPLLTSHDPENGVLAERQQAPSSENWFGTDSQGRDVFSRILYGASISVQIGVISVGIALIIGSLMGVLAGYYGKWLDVLVMRFVDIMLAFPTILLALAIVSILGPSLKNAMIAVGIVNIPRFARIVRSSVLSVKETEYVEASRAIGCTDMQIIGRHVLPNCLAPIIVQTTLTIGTAILEAAGLSFLGLGAQPPQPEWGAMLADSRGYLRQAPWSVMFPGLAIMLTVLGFNLLGDGLRDALDPRLKE